In Glycine max cultivar Williams 82 chromosome 15, Glycine_max_v4.0, whole genome shotgun sequence, the DNA window aGAGAGGACAAGCCCTAATCCACAAGTGTAGTGATATGCAATCAGAGACAACAATCCAGGGCACAGCAACAGCACAATCCAGCACAActgcaagaaaagaaagaaggaactTTTGAGAAATCAAAACATGATTAGATGTAAAGCGctctaataaatatatgttacgaaattaatagtattttttatttataaaaaagtattaataacATCTTTCACTGTAATTTTTAGTACTGCAAttcaattgtatttttaatatttataagtattagaaaaaacttaagttttacatatgttaaaaataatttcatgatAAAGTATATAAGTAAAAACATCATTCACTTAACAAATAGAATTTCATACAATTGAGTTAAGTCCAAACTTatactttaacatctcataccCTAATTAATTAGACAAAGTAAAATTTCATACAATTGAGTTAAGTTGAAACTTATATTTTCACATCTCATACCCTAATTAATTAGACAAAGTAAATGAACTCACCATCCCTTCCAGAAGCCATCACCCCTGGTAGAGGTTTTGATTGGAACATTTTGTTGGGAAGGAACATCATCCTTTGTGGGATAACCCacaggtggtggtggaggagctGGGTTGCTCTGACTCACTGCTAGATATGCAGTCACTGGTGGAAAATCAAACAATCCAagttagatataatttttttataaaaaaaaatgataagtattttcctatattaattaataattctaGTTTTGAATAGAAAAATGGAGTTTTAATTAAGCACCCAAATATGATAACCCCATCCATTAATTCTAGGATGTGAAAACCATGCATATATATTTGGTTTCAACCAAAAAACgaaaagtggaaaaaaaaaacgtttttcTTAAGGAGGGAAGCCAATTTTGATAAAAgaatattgataatttaatcattcagcat includes these proteins:
- the LOC112999537 gene encoding cysteine-rich and transmembrane domain-containing protein WIH1; amino-acid sequence: MNHQQQTPVTAYLAVSQSNPAPPPPPVGYPTKDDVPSQQNVPIKTSTRGDGFWKGCCAGLCCCCALDCCL